A window of the Bacteroides thetaiotaomicron VPI-5482 genome harbors these coding sequences:
- the ruvC gene encoding crossover junction endodeoxyribonuclease RuvC — MIQPVKEKIILGIDPGTTIMGYGVLRVKGTKPEMIAMGIIDLRKFANHYLKLRHIHERVLSIIESYLPDELAIEAPFFGKNVQSMLKLGRAQGVAMAVALSRDIPITEYAPLKIKMAITGNGQASKEQVADMLQRMLHFPKEEMPTFMDATDGLAAAYCHFLQMGRPAMEKGYSSWKDFIAKNPDKVK; from the coding sequence GTGATTCAACCGGTAAAAGAAAAGATTATTTTGGGTATAGACCCCGGTACGACCATCATGGGATATGGAGTCTTGCGCGTGAAAGGGACTAAGCCTGAGATGATCGCGATGGGAATTATCGATTTACGTAAATTTGCCAATCATTATCTGAAGCTGCGGCATATTCACGAACGGGTATTAAGTATCATCGAAAGCTATCTGCCTGACGAACTGGCTATCGAAGCTCCTTTTTTCGGCAAGAACGTACAGTCCATGTTGAAGTTGGGACGTGCTCAGGGAGTGGCGATGGCAGTGGCATTGAGCCGTGATATTCCGATCACAGAATATGCTCCTTTGAAGATCAAGATGGCTATAACCGGAAACGGACAGGCATCAAAGGAACAAGTAGCGGATATGCTGCAGCGTATGCTGCATTTTCCCAAAGAAGAGATGCCTACCTTTATGGATGCGACGGACGGTTTGGCGGCAGCCTATTGTCATTTTCTGCAAATGGGACGTCCGGCAATGGAAAAAGGATATAGCAGTTGGAAAGATTTTATTGCGAAAAATCCCGATAAAGTAAAATAA
- a CDS encoding energy transducer TonB, with product MKKIVISLLLLTLSFRLSAQIDYLEPVKPFTTYTGELGEYYRNVFSLLNTGFQQRPYARFVAIPSFSPEYAMSVEKKNGRCLLIANTLSRTYWQAEKGTVKVETKSVEISQSLYQSLGAIARLVTSQIQDLDGSTAGLDGVVYYFSSTDAKGKEMMGRKWSPMKGTLMERLVLVCQSTYMFSQGENISEQALAEEATALLKELEHRTKEQPDAHKKPMYVGIYSVGPKLKTHSGKQIEELPCLADVCVREYVAGQMIYPAELLKDNVSGYALCEFTIDKEGVILRPHILKSTHPEFAEEALRIVKEMPNWTPALVGGKAVESDYTLYVPFRPQLYKEQLQIRERELSKKH from the coding sequence ATGAAAAAGATTGTTATTTCTCTTCTGCTATTGACTTTATCGTTTCGCCTGTCAGCTCAGATCGACTATCTGGAGCCGGTGAAGCCTTTTACTACCTATACGGGTGAGTTGGGTGAGTATTATCGAAATGTCTTTTCTTTGCTTAATACAGGTTTTCAACAGCGTCCTTACGCGCGTTTTGTAGCCATTCCTTCTTTTTCACCGGAATATGCAATGTCGGTAGAGAAGAAGAACGGACGTTGTCTGTTGATTGCGAATACTTTGTCGCGTACCTATTGGCAGGCAGAGAAAGGAACGGTGAAAGTGGAAACTAAATCAGTGGAGATCAGTCAGTCCTTATACCAGTCTTTGGGAGCTATCGCCCGTCTGGTAACCAGCCAGATACAGGATTTGGACGGTTCGACAGCCGGACTGGATGGAGTTGTTTATTACTTCTCATCGACAGATGCGAAAGGAAAAGAGATGATGGGACGGAAGTGGTCACCCATGAAAGGTACTTTGATGGAGCGGCTTGTGTTGGTTTGTCAGTCGACTTACATGTTTTCTCAGGGAGAAAATATTTCGGAACAAGCATTGGCGGAGGAAGCAACCGCTTTATTGAAAGAGCTGGAGCACCGTACCAAAGAACAGCCGGACGCTCACAAAAAGCCGATGTATGTGGGGATTTATTCTGTTGGTCCGAAGCTCAAAACGCATTCGGGAAAGCAAATTGAAGAATTACCCTGCTTGGCTGATGTTTGTGTACGGGAATATGTAGCCGGACAAATGATTTATCCTGCGGAATTGCTTAAAGACAATGTCTCGGGATATGCTTTGTGTGAGTTTACTATAGATAAGGAGGGAGTGATTCTTCGTCCTCATATATTAAAATCGACTCATCCGGAGTTTGCAGAAGAAGCTCTTCGCATTGTGAAGGAAATGCCAAATTGGACACCGGCACTGGTGGGAGGCAAGGCGGTTGAAAGTGATTATACCCTTTATGTCCCTTTCCGTCCCCAGTTGTATAAAGAACAGTTGCAGATACGCGAACGCGAGTTGTCCAAAAAACATTAA
- a CDS encoding ABC transporter substrate-binding protein, producing the protein MKRAALIFCILLFFLYSCQRKKGESVFIPSTELQPLTLGMLPTLDGLPFHIAKAQGIYDSLGLDLTILSFNSAYDRDAAFQFKSMDGMITDYPSAVTLQAIHHTDLGIILKHDGYFCFIVSKESGINQLQELKEKNIAVSHNTIIEYATGQLLNKAGISQAEVNKPEIAQLPLRLQMLQYDQIDASFLPDPAASIAMNARHRSLISTQELGIDFTVTAFSREAINEKRREIELLITGYNLGIDYIKMHPQKEWKQVLIEIGVPENLTGLIALPVYRKAERPSADALDKAVTWLKTNNRIPQTYSGYKSLIDTTFIKTNSTTIK; encoded by the coding sequence ATGAAGAGAGCAGCACTCATATTCTGTATCCTCCTTTTCTTCCTTTATTCTTGCCAAAGAAAAAAAGGAGAAAGCGTCTTTATACCTTCAACAGAATTACAACCACTCACACTGGGAATGCTCCCGACTCTGGACGGACTGCCTTTTCACATAGCTAAAGCACAAGGAATCTACGATTCGCTGGGATTGGATTTGACCATCCTTTCTTTCAATTCCGCCTATGACCGCGACGCAGCGTTCCAGTTCAAATCAATGGATGGCATGATCACCGACTATCCCAGTGCAGTAACTCTACAGGCTATCCACCATACCGACTTAGGAATCATTTTGAAACATGACGGTTATTTCTGTTTTATAGTCTCCAAAGAAAGCGGTATCAACCAACTTCAGGAACTCAAAGAAAAAAATATAGCTGTTTCACATAATACGATTATCGAGTATGCAACCGGACAGCTACTGAACAAAGCGGGAATCAGTCAGGCAGAAGTGAACAAACCGGAAATCGCCCAGCTCCCTCTTCGCCTGCAAATGCTGCAATACGATCAGATTGACGCATCCTTCCTCCCCGACCCTGCCGCATCCATCGCAATGAATGCCCGTCACCGGTCTCTGATCAGCACACAGGAATTGGGAATTGATTTCACTGTCACCGCTTTCTCCCGAGAAGCCATCAACGAAAAAAGAAGAGAAATCGAACTATTAATCACCGGATATAATCTGGGAATAGACTATATAAAAATGCACCCGCAAAAAGAATGGAAACAGGTATTGATAGAGATCGGCGTTCCGGAAAACCTGACCGGCCTCATTGCACTCCCTGTTTACAGAAAAGCGGAGCGCCCCTCAGCCGATGCCCTGGATAAAGCTGTAACATGGCTGAAAACAAACAACCGGATACCTCAGACATATTCCGGATACAAAAGTCTGATAGATACAACTTTTATAAAAACAAATTCAACTACTATCAAATAA
- the pheS gene encoding phenylalanine--tRNA ligase subunit alpha yields MIAKIEQLLKEVEALHASNAEELEALRIKYLSKKGAINDLMADFRNVAAEQKKEVGMRLNELKTKAQDKINALKEQFESQDNSCDGLDLTRSAYPIELGTRHPITIVKNEVIDIFARLGFSIAEGPEIEDDWHVFSALNFAEDHPARDMQDTFFIEAHPDVVLRTHTSSVQTRVMETSKPPIRIICPGRVYRNEAISYRAHCFFHQVEALYVDKNVSFTDLKQVLLLFAKEMFGTDTKIRLRPSYFPFTEPSAEMDISCNICGGKGCPFCKHTGWVEILGCGMVDPNVLESNGIDSKVYSGYALGMGIERITNLKYQVKDLRMFSENDTRFLKEFEAAY; encoded by the coding sequence ATGATAGCTAAGATTGAACAACTTCTGAAAGAGGTGGAAGCTTTGCACGCCTCCAATGCCGAAGAACTCGAAGCTCTCCGCATCAAATACCTGAGTAAGAAGGGAGCCATTAACGATTTGATGGCGGATTTCCGTAACGTAGCTGCCGAACAGAAAAAAGAAGTCGGCATGAGACTGAATGAACTGAAAACTAAAGCGCAGGACAAAATCAATGCGTTGAAGGAACAGTTCGAGAGCCAGGATAATAGTTGCGACGGTCTTGACCTGACCCGCTCGGCTTATCCGATTGAACTCGGTACACGTCATCCGATTACAATTGTAAAGAACGAAGTCATTGATATCTTCGCACGTCTGGGATTCAGCATCGCCGAAGGTCCGGAAATCGAAGACGACTGGCATGTATTCTCGGCACTGAACTTTGCCGAAGATCATCCGGCACGCGATATGCAGGACACATTTTTCATCGAAGCTCATCCGGATGTAGTACTCCGTACTCATACTTCTTCCGTACAGACCCGTGTGATGGAAACTTCCAAACCTCCTATCCGCATCATCTGTCCGGGACGTGTATACCGTAACGAAGCTATCAGCTACCGTGCACACTGTTTCTTCCATCAGGTAGAAGCGTTGTATGTAGACAAAAACGTATCATTCACCGACTTGAAACAGGTATTGCTGCTCTTCGCCAAAGAAATGTTCGGCACAGACACCAAAATCCGTCTGCGTCCGTCTTATTTCCCATTTACAGAACCAAGTGCTGAAATGGATATCAGCTGTAACATTTGCGGTGGTAAAGGTTGTCCGTTCTGCAAGCATACCGGTTGGGTGGAAATCCTCGGTTGCGGTATGGTAGACCCGAACGTACTCGAATCAAACGGCATCGACAGCAAAGTATACAGCGGTTATGCTCTCGGAATGGGTATCGAACGCATCACGAACCTGAAATATCAGGTGAAAGACCTCCGTATGTTCTCCGAAAATGATACACGCTTCTTAAAAGAATTCGAAGCGGCATATTAA
- the pgk gene encoding phosphoglycerate kinase: MQTIDKFNFAGKKAFVRVDFNVPLDENFNITDDTRMRAALPTLKKILADGGSIIIGSHLGRPKGVADKFSLKHIIKHLSELLGVEVQFANDCMGEEAAVKAAALQPGEVLLLENLRFYAEEEGKPRGLAEDATDEEKAAAKKAVKESQKEFTKKLASYADCYVNDAFGTAHRAHASTALIAKYFDTDNKMFGYLMEKEVKAVDKVLNDIQRPFTAIMGGSKVSSKIEIIENLLNKVDNLIIAGGMTYTFTKAMGGKIGISICEDDKLDLALDLIKKAKEKGVNLVLAVDAKIADAFSNDANTQFCAVDEIPDGWEGLDIGPKTEEIFANVIKESKTILWNGPTGVFEFENFTHGSRTVGEAIVEATKNGAFSLVGGGDSVACVNKFGLASGVSYVSTGGGALLEAIEGKVLPGIAAINE, translated from the coding sequence ATGCAGACAATTGACAAATTCAATTTTGCCGGTAAAAAGGCATTTGTTCGCGTGGACTTCAATGTACCCCTGGACGAAAACTTCAACATTACAGATGACACTCGTATGCGTGCAGCTCTTCCTACTTTGAAGAAGATTTTGGCTGACGGCGGTAGCATCATCATCGGTTCTCACCTGGGCCGTCCGAAAGGCGTTGCCGACAAATTCTCTTTGAAACATATCATCAAACATCTGTCTGAACTGCTGGGCGTTGAAGTTCAGTTTGCTAACGACTGCATGGGCGAAGAAGCCGCTGTAAAAGCTGCTGCTCTGCAACCGGGAGAAGTTCTGTTGCTCGAAAACCTTCGCTTCTATGCTGAGGAAGAAGGCAAACCAAGAGGTTTGGCTGAAGATGCCACAGACGAAGAAAAGGCTGCTGCAAAGAAGGCTGTCAAAGAAAGCCAGAAAGAATTCACCAAGAAATTGGCTTCTTACGCTGACTGCTACGTAAACGACGCATTCGGTACAGCTCACCGTGCACACGCTTCTACAGCTCTGATCGCTAAATACTTCGACACTGACAACAAGATGTTCGGTTACCTGATGGAGAAAGAAGTAAAAGCTGTTGATAAAGTATTGAACGACATCCAACGTCCGTTCACTGCTATCATGGGTGGTTCTAAAGTTTCTTCTAAAATCGAAATCATCGAAAACCTGTTGAATAAGGTAGACAACCTGATCATCGCAGGTGGTATGACTTATACATTCACCAAAGCAATGGGTGGTAAAATCGGTATCTCTATCTGTGAGGACGACAAACTTGACCTGGCTTTGGATCTGATCAAGAAAGCAAAAGAAAAGGGTGTAAACCTTGTACTGGCTGTTGACGCTAAGATCGCTGACGCTTTCTCTAACGACGCTAACACTCAGTTCTGCGCTGTTGATGAAATTCCTGACGGATGGGAAGGTCTTGACATCGGTCCTAAGACTGAAGAAATCTTCGCTAACGTAATCAAAGAATCCAAAACTATTCTTTGGAACGGTCCTACAGGTGTATTCGAATTTGAAAACTTCACTCACGGTTCACGTACAGTAGGTGAAGCTATCGTTGAAGCAACTAAGAACGGTGCATTCTCACTTGTGGGGGGTGGTGACTCTGTAGCTTGTGTTAACAAGTTCGGTCTGGCTAGCGGCGTATCTTATGTTTCTACAGGTGGTGGCGCATTGCTCGAAGCAATCGAAGGAAAAGTTCTTCCGGGTATCGCTGCCATTAATGAATAA
- a CDS encoding MFS transporter, with translation MAKDRLITPGYCFILAANFLLYFGFWLLIPVLPFYLSEFFQAGNSTIGIVLSCYTVAALCIRPFSGYLLDTFARKPLYLFAYFIFMLMFAGYLIAGSLTLFIIFRIIHGVSFGMVTVGGNTVVIDIMPSSRRGEGLGYYGLTNNIAMSIGPMFGLFLHDGGVSFATIFCYALGSCMLGFLSASLVKTPYKPPVKREPISLDRFILLKGMPAGLSLLLLSIPYGMTTNYVAMYAREIGIHTQTGFFFTFMAIGMAISRIFSGKLVDRGKITQVIAAGLNLVIISFFLLASCVYLIQWNDAACTILFFGIALLMGIGFGIMFPAFNTLFVNLAPNNQRGTATSTYLTSWDVGIGIGMLTGGYIAEICSFDKAYLFGACLTVVSAVYFKLKVTPHYHKNKLR, from the coding sequence ATGGCAAAGGATAGACTCATTACTCCCGGTTATTGTTTCATCTTGGCAGCCAACTTCCTGCTCTACTTCGGTTTCTGGTTGCTGATTCCTGTTTTGCCGTTCTATTTATCCGAGTTCTTTCAGGCAGGAAATTCCACTATCGGCATCGTGCTTTCCTGTTATACGGTAGCTGCACTCTGCATCCGTCCGTTTTCCGGCTATCTGCTGGATACGTTTGCCCGTAAGCCGCTTTATCTTTTCGCTTATTTCATCTTTATGCTGATGTTTGCGGGATATCTTATCGCCGGCTCGCTTACCCTATTTATTATATTCCGAATTATTCATGGAGTCTCTTTCGGCATGGTCACAGTAGGTGGAAATACAGTAGTCATTGACATTATGCCCTCTTCCCGCAGAGGTGAAGGGCTGGGCTATTATGGACTGACCAATAATATCGCCATGTCCATCGGACCGATGTTCGGACTGTTTTTACATGACGGAGGGGTTTCTTTCGCTACAATATTCTGCTATGCGCTCGGTTCCTGTATGCTGGGATTCCTGTCCGCAAGCCTGGTGAAAACACCTTATAAACCACCGGTAAAGCGTGAACCGATTTCACTCGACCGTTTCATTTTATTAAAAGGAATGCCTGCGGGACTCAGCCTGTTGCTACTCTCCATCCCCTACGGAATGACCACCAATTATGTAGCCATGTATGCCCGCGAAATAGGAATCCATACACAAACAGGTTTCTTTTTTACCTTTATGGCGATCGGTATGGCCATTTCCCGTATATTCTCAGGAAAGCTGGTGGACCGGGGAAAGATAACCCAAGTAATTGCCGCCGGACTCAATCTGGTTATAATAAGTTTCTTCCTGCTCGCATCCTGTGTATATCTGATTCAATGGAATGATGCTGCCTGCACCATTCTCTTTTTCGGAATTGCCCTGCTGATGGGAATCGGATTCGGAATTATGTTTCCGGCATTCAATACTCTGTTCGTAAACCTTGCCCCCAACAACCAACGGGGAACAGCTACTTCCACCTACCTGACCTCATGGGATGTAGGAATTGGTATCGGTATGCTGACCGGAGGATATATAGCCGAAATCTGTTCGTTTGACAAAGCATATCTTTTCGGTGCCTGCCTGACAGTAGTTTCCGCTGTCTATTTCAAATTAAAAGTAACGCCTCACTACCATAAAAACAAGTTAAGATGA
- a CDS encoding DUF4286 family protein → MLIYNTTFQVDDAVHDNFLIWIKESYIPEVQKHGTLKAPRICRILSHRDDGSSYSLQWEVESSGLLHRWHMEQGVRLNDELTKIFKDKVVGFPTLMEIVE, encoded by the coding sequence ATGCTGATTTATAATACAACTTTTCAGGTGGACGATGCTGTTCACGATAATTTTTTGATTTGGATAAAGGAAAGCTATATACCTGAAGTACAGAAACACGGGACGTTGAAAGCACCGCGTATCTGTCGGATACTGAGCCATCGGGACGACGGAAGTTCTTATTCTCTGCAATGGGAAGTAGAGAGTAGTGGATTGCTGCATCGCTGGCACATGGAACAGGGAGTGCGGCTGAATGACGAACTTACGAAAATATTCAAGGATAAAGTAGTCGGTTTTCCGACATTGATGGAGATAGTAGAGTGA
- a CDS encoding Cof-type HAD-IIB family hydrolase, whose translation MIKVLLLDVDGTLLSFETHKVSQSSIDALKKVHDSGIKIVIATGRAASDLHEIDAVPYDGVIALNGAECVLRDGSVIRKVAIPAQDFRKSMELAREFDFAVALELNEGVFVNRLTPTVEQIAGIVEHPVPPVVDIEEMFERKECCQLCFYFDEEAEQKVMPLLSGLSATRWHPLFADVNVAGTSKATGLSLFADYYRVKVSEIMACGDGGNDIPMLKAAGIGVAMGNASEKVQSVADFVTDTVDNSGLYKALKHFGVI comes from the coding sequence ATGATAAAGGTATTATTGCTTGATGTAGATGGAACTTTGTTGAGTTTTGAAACTCATAAGGTGTCGCAATCCTCTATAGATGCTCTTAAAAAAGTACATGATAGTGGAATTAAGATTGTGATTGCTACCGGTAGAGCGGCAAGTGATCTTCATGAGATTGATGCTGTGCCGTATGATGGAGTTATTGCACTTAATGGAGCAGAGTGTGTATTGCGTGACGGAAGTGTGATAAGAAAAGTAGCAATACCTGCACAGGATTTTAGAAAATCAATGGAGCTTGCACGGGAATTTGATTTTGCAGTCGCTCTCGAATTAAATGAAGGTGTATTTGTCAATCGCCTTACCCCGACTGTCGAACAGATTGCCGGAATTGTTGAGCATCCGGTTCCGCCGGTTGTCGACATCGAAGAGATGTTTGAAAGAAAAGAATGCTGTCAACTTTGTTTTTATTTTGATGAGGAAGCAGAACAAAAAGTAATGCCGCTTCTGTCTGGTCTTTCCGCAACACGCTGGCATCCTTTATTTGCTGATGTTAATGTTGCAGGGACAAGTAAGGCAACCGGCCTCTCGTTATTTGCCGATTACTACAGGGTTAAAGTTTCTGAAATAATGGCGTGCGGTGATGGCGGTAATGATATCCCCATGCTGAAGGCCGCCGGAATAGGAGTGGCGATGGGAAATGCGTCCGAAAAAGTTCAGTCAGTTGCCGACTTTGTCACTGATACGGTGGACAATAGTGGACTTTACAAGGCTTTGAAACATTTCGGGGTAATATAA
- the pulA gene encoding type I pullulanase produces MKMGTNYLAILGVTTVTTVMSCTTAKKEYMSYELYPVRTGSLIEMEYTPEATKFTLWSPTADEVRLMLYEAGEGGHAYETVKMQSGEEGTWTAVVSKDLIGKFYTFNVKIDDKWQGDTPGINARAVGVNGKRAAIIDWQSTNPDGWESDTRPPLKSPADMIIYEMHHRDFSVDSTSGVKNKGKYLALTEHGTMNSDKLLTGIDHLIELGVTHVHLLPSFDYASVDETRLNENSYNWGYDPQNYNVPDGSYATDPYQPATRVKEFKQMVQALHKAGIRVIMDVVYNHTFNTDESNFERTVPGYFYRQKEDKTLANGSGCGNETASERLMMRKFMVESVLYWIKEYHVDGFRFDLMGIHDIETMNEIRKAVNAVDPTICIYGEGWAAEAPQYPADSLAMKGNIAQIPGVAVFSDELRDGLCGPVGDKRKGAFLAGIPGGEMSVKFGIAGAIEHPQVQCDSVNYTQKPWAKQPVQMISYVSCHDGLCLVDRLKASMPDITPEQLIRLDKLAQTVVFTSQGIPFIYAGEEIMRDKQGVDNSYKSPDAVNAIDWRRKTTSADVFMYYKRLIDLRKSHPAFRMGDAGQVRKHLEFLPVEGSNLIAFRLKDHANGDHWEDIIVAFNSRPTPARLTIPVGKYTVVCKDGVIDVRGLGIQNGPEVIIPSQSALILYK; encoded by the coding sequence ATGAAAATGGGAACCAATTATTTAGCGATATTAGGGGTGACTACGGTGACGACAGTAATGAGTTGTACTACTGCGAAAAAGGAATATATGTCTTATGAATTATATCCGGTCCGTACAGGAAGTCTGATTGAAATGGAGTATACACCGGAGGCAACGAAGTTTACTCTTTGGTCGCCTACGGCAGATGAAGTACGTCTGATGCTTTATGAGGCAGGCGAGGGCGGACATGCCTATGAAACGGTAAAGATGCAGTCGGGGGAAGAAGGAACCTGGACAGCTGTGGTAAGTAAGGACCTTATTGGCAAGTTCTATACTTTCAATGTGAAGATCGATGACAAGTGGCAGGGAGATACTCCCGGAATAAACGCCCGTGCTGTCGGAGTAAACGGGAAGCGGGCCGCTATTATCGACTGGCAATCCACCAATCCGGACGGTTGGGAGAGTGACACCCGACCTCCTTTGAAGTCTCCCGCCGATATGATTATTTATGAGATGCACCACCGTGACTTTTCGGTCGATTCTACTTCAGGAGTGAAGAATAAAGGAAAATATCTGGCACTGACCGAACATGGAACGATGAACTCCGACAAGTTACTGACAGGTATCGACCATCTGATCGAACTGGGCGTGACACACGTGCATCTGCTTCCTTCTTTTGATTACGCTTCGGTAGATGAAACCAGACTGAATGAAAATTCGTACAACTGGGGATATGATCCGCAAAACTATAATGTACCCGATGGTTCCTATGCCACTGATCCCTATCAGCCCGCCACTCGTGTGAAAGAATTCAAGCAGATGGTACAGGCACTGCACAAAGCTGGTATCCGTGTGATAATGGATGTGGTGTACAATCATACATTCAATACCGATGAGAGTAACTTCGAGCGCACCGTTCCCGGTTATTTCTATCGCCAGAAAGAAGATAAAACCTTGGCAAATGGCTCAGGCTGTGGTAACGAGACTGCCAGCGAACGCCTTATGATGCGTAAGTTTATGGTAGAATCCGTCCTTTATTGGATAAAAGAATATCATGTTGACGGCTTCCGGTTCGACTTGATGGGAATTCATGACATAGAAACGATGAACGAGATACGGAAGGCTGTAAATGCGGTCGATCCTACCATTTGCATTTACGGAGAGGGGTGGGCTGCCGAGGCGCCTCAGTATCCGGCTGACTCCTTGGCAATGAAGGGAAATATAGCACAGATACCCGGAGTTGCTGTCTTTTCTGACGAGCTGCGTGACGGGCTTTGCGGACCTGTAGGCGATAAGCGCAAAGGAGCTTTTCTTGCCGGAATTCCGGGAGGGGAGATGAGCGTAAAGTTCGGCATAGCAGGCGCTATCGAGCATCCGCAAGTACAGTGCGATTCGGTTAATTATACTCAAAAGCCGTGGGCGAAACAGCCTGTGCAAATGATCAGTTATGTTTCCTGTCACGACGGGCTGTGTTTGGTAGACCGACTGAAGGCAAGCATGCCGGACATCACTCCCGAACAACTTATACGTCTCGATAAACTGGCACAGACTGTGGTCTTTACTTCACAAGGTATTCCGTTTATTTACGCCGGAGAAGAAATCATGCGTGATAAGCAAGGCGTGGACAATAGTTATAAGAGCCCGGATGCAGTGAATGCCATCGACTGGCGGCGCAAAACCACCAGCGCAGATGTTTTCATGTATTATAAACGATTGATCGATCTGCGTAAATCTCATCCGGCCTTCCGCATGGGAGATGCAGGACAGGTTCGAAAACATCTGGAATTTCTTCCTGTGGAAGGAAGCAACCTGATTGCTTTCCGTCTGAAAGACCATGCAAATGGAGATCATTGGGAAGATATCATCGTCGCATTTAATTCTCGTCCTACTCCTGCCAGGCTTACTATTCCGGTTGGTAAATATACAGTGGTATGTAAAGACGGAGTGATAGATGTACGTGGATTAGGCATACAAAACGGGCCGGAAGTTATTATTCCCAGTCAGTCGGCTTTGATTTTATATAAGTAA
- the nth gene encoding endonuclease III, with the protein MRKKERYEKVIAWFQANVPVAETELHYNNPYELLIAVILSAQCTDKRVNMITPPLYKDFPTPEALAASTPEVIFEYIRSVSYPNNKAKHLVGMAKMLVNDFNSKVPDNMDDLIKLPGVGRKTANVIQSVVFNKAAMAVDTHVFRVSHRIGLVPDSCTTPFSVEKELVKNIPEKLIPIAHHWLILHGRYVCQARTPKCDTCGLQMMCKYFCNTYKVTKEAPKAKNK; encoded by the coding sequence ATGAGAAAGAAAGAACGTTATGAAAAAGTAATCGCATGGTTTCAGGCAAATGTTCCTGTAGCCGAAACAGAATTACATTACAATAATCCGTATGAATTACTGATCGCTGTAATCCTTTCTGCACAATGTACGGATAAACGAGTAAATATGATCACTCCGCCTCTCTACAAGGACTTCCCGACTCCGGAAGCTCTTGCTGCCAGTACGCCTGAAGTTATTTTCGAATACATCCGGAGCGTATCTTATCCGAATAACAAAGCCAAACATCTGGTAGGAATGGCTAAAATGCTGGTTAATGACTTCAACAGCAAAGTGCCCGACAACATGGATGACCTGATCAAACTTCCCGGTGTAGGAAGAAAGACCGCCAATGTGATTCAGTCCGTCGTTTTCAACAAAGCAGCGATGGCGGTTGATACCCACGTTTTCCGTGTCAGTCACCGCATCGGACTGGTGCCGGACAGTTGTACGACTCCATTCAGCGTAGAGAAAGAACTGGTGAAGAACATTCCGGAAAAATTAATACCCATAGCCCATCACTGGCTTATTCTGCATGGTCGTTATGTTTGTCAGGCACGTACGCCGAAATGTGACACCTGCGGTTTGCAAATGATGTGCAAATATTTCTGTAACACTTATAAAGTTACAAAAGAGGCACCAAAAGCCAAGAATAAATAA